The Psychrobacillus sp. FSL K6-2836 nucleotide sequence GAAGCTTGCATTTATGACAGACTCGCACGATACCATCGGTGTAGACTGTGTGGCGATGTGTGTCAATGATATCGTTGCACAGGGCGCAGAGCCTTTATTTTTCTTAGATTATGTAGCGGTAGGTAAGGCGTTCCCTGAACGAATTGAACAAATTGTTAAAGGTGTGGCTGACGGTTGTGTGCAATCCGGAGCAGCATTAATCGGTGGAGAAACAGCAGAAATGCCAGGTTTATACGAGGAAGATGAGTATGATCTTGCTGGATTTGCGGTAGGTGCTTGCGAAAAATCAAAAATCGTAACAGGTGAAAATATTGCTGATGGAGATGTGCTAGTTGGTATTGCTTCTAGCGGTGTTCACTCGAATGGGTATTCACTTGTACGTAAAATTGTATTTGAAGAGCAGGGCTACTCTCCAAGTGATGTCGTAGAAGGTTATGAAGCTTTAGGTGAGATTGGGAAAGCCCTTTTAACACCTACGAAAATTTATGCGAAGCCAGTAATGGAAATGCATCAAGAGCTTTTTATTCACG carries:
- the purM gene encoding phosphoribosylformylglycinamidine cyclo-ligase — translated: MSKAYEKAGVNIEAGYEAVQRMKSHVERTARKGIMGTFGGFGGMFDLSSLNYKEPVLISGTDGVGTKLKLAFMTDSHDTIGVDCVAMCVNDIVAQGAEPLFFLDYVAVGKAFPERIEQIVKGVADGCVQSGAALIGGETAEMPGLYEEDEYDLAGFAVGACEKSKIVTGENIADGDVLVGIASSGVHSNGYSLVRKIVFEEQGYSPSDVVEGYEALGEIGKALLTPTKIYAKPVMEMHQELFIHGMAHVTGGGFYENLPRMMPDGLAVEVELGSWKVLPIFDLLKEKGELADRDLYNVFNMGVGFVLALSAEEAEKAIAIAEAHGEKAYTIGRVVKGEGVIFNGTHDGSLV